The Niastella koreensis GR20-10 genome includes a window with the following:
- a CDS encoding oxidoreductase codes for MAKTVLVTGASSGIGKATAIYLAQNGYQVYGAARRLNRLQELNTFGIIPISLDVTKEESIEACVASIGSVDILINSAGLGSYGALEDVPIPEAKNQMEINLFGVARLIQLVLPQMRKNRYGKIVNISSVGGKMGLPMGSWYHASKFALEGMSDCLRNEVRQFGIDVIVIEPGGTQSEMMAIGAENMQRVSKKSVYSNLATGIQKMYANMEKNAAAPIVVARLIKKGIEAKHPKTRYIGGTMAKPMLFMRKLLSDKLFDKMIMSQIK; via the coding sequence ATGGCAAAAACAGTTTTGGTTACCGGCGCTTCCTCAGGGATTGGTAAAGCTACCGCAATTTACCTGGCTCAAAATGGTTACCAGGTATATGGGGCGGCTCGCCGGTTGAACAGGCTACAGGAATTAAATACTTTTGGTATTATACCAATTTCCCTGGACGTTACTAAAGAAGAAAGCATTGAAGCTTGTGTGGCATCGATCGGTAGTGTAGACATTTTAATTAACAGCGCCGGATTGGGTTCCTATGGCGCGCTGGAAGATGTACCGATACCTGAAGCCAAAAATCAAATGGAAATAAACCTGTTTGGCGTAGCCCGGTTAATACAACTGGTATTGCCTCAGATGCGAAAGAACAGATATGGAAAGATCGTCAACATTTCATCAGTAGGTGGTAAGATGGGTTTGCCGATGGGCAGTTGGTACCATGCCAGTAAGTTTGCGTTGGAAGGCATGAGCGATTGTTTACGTAATGAAGTAAGACAATTCGGGATCGATGTGATTGTAATAGAACCGGGCGGGACCCAGTCTGAAATGATGGCGATCGGTGCCGAAAACATGCAACGGGTGTCAAAAAAATCCGTGTACAGCAACCTGGCAACCGGCATTCAGAAAATGTACGCCAATATGGAGAAGAATGCGGCAGCCCCCATTGTAGTGGCCAGATTGATTAAAAAAGGAATCGAAGCGAAACATCCAAAAACAAGGTATATTGGTGGCACAATGGCTAAACCTATGTTGTTTATGAGAAAGCTGTTATCCGATAAGCTATTTGACAAAATGATAATGAGCCAGATAAAATAG
- a CDS encoding SRPBCC domain-containing protein — MGSTQNSKKIKASKETIYQAFTSPEALAIWLAPNNMTGKVHHFDLRVGGGYQMSLFYLNQEDDESGKTSGNEDKFTTRFIELTPFTRIIQAVIFETGNPAFSGEMIMDVMIEPNGEWTTVTISFRNIPAGLDPKDNEAGTEQSLAKLAHYVEQQSTSL, encoded by the coding sequence ATGGGATCGACACAAAATTCAAAAAAAATAAAAGCTTCAAAAGAAACAATTTACCAGGCGTTTACCAGCCCCGAAGCTTTGGCTATCTGGCTTGCCCCCAACAATATGACCGGTAAAGTCCACCATTTTGATTTGCGGGTTGGTGGTGGCTACCAAATGTCTTTGTTCTATCTTAACCAGGAAGATGATGAAAGCGGTAAAACTTCCGGTAATGAAGATAAGTTTACTACAAGGTTTATTGAGTTGACACCATTTACAAGGATTATTCAAGCAGTAATTTTTGAAACCGGCAATCCGGCATTTTCGGGGGAGATGATCATGGATGTTATGATTGAGCCCAACGGCGAATGGACAACAGTAACCATTAGTTTTAGAAATATTCCTGCAGGTCTTGACCCCAAAGATAATGAGGCGGGAACAGAACAATCACTTGCCAAGTTGGCACATTATGTTGAGCAGCAATCAACCTCTCTATAA
- a CDS encoding GNAT family N-acetyltransferase — protein sequence MNDMFKIEVSEDPVETIGFLEEKIYEYNSLEINKSDGAFFSRVIRSDKGVIVGGVAGWTWAGACEVTHLWVDKSMRNNGVGKLLLEAAGTEAKSKGCSTILIKSYEFQAPHFYEKYGYKIEYIQKNFPPGFNYYILTKRID from the coding sequence ATGAACGATATGTTTAAAATTGAAGTTAGTGAAGACCCCGTTGAAACAATCGGGTTTCTGGAGGAAAAAATCTATGAGTATAATTCATTGGAAATAAATAAATCTGATGGCGCTTTCTTTTCCAGGGTTATTAGAAGTGATAAAGGAGTAATTGTCGGAGGGGTAGCTGGTTGGACGTGGGCAGGTGCCTGTGAGGTCACCCATTTGTGGGTGGACAAATCGATGAGGAATAATGGAGTTGGCAAACTATTATTGGAGGCAGCCGGGACAGAAGCAAAAAGCAAAGGGTGTAGTACAATATTGATTAAAAGTTACGAGTTCCAGGCACCGCACTTTTATGAAAAATATGGCTACAAAATTGAGTACATTCAAAAGAACTTCCCGCCCGGATTTAATTATTATATTTTAACAAAAAGGATTGATTAA
- a CDS encoding response regulator, which produces MKTPNRILLIDDDEDDGYIFDAALNDVSGRHELLYYRDSEQAISRLSDKAFPPPDMLFIDWNMPKIDGNQCLQIIRKIPGYDKVPIIIYSTSTHQQLQTEAQKHGASYFLAKPPSIQELTEKLGVLLDRDWQSASDVQE; this is translated from the coding sequence ATGAAAACTCCGAATCGAATATTGCTCATCGACGATGATGAAGACGATGGGTATATTTTTGACGCCGCTCTTAACGATGTTTCCGGCCGCCACGAACTCTTGTATTACCGCGATAGTGAACAGGCTATTTCCAGGCTATCGGACAAAGCTTTTCCTCCTCCCGACATGCTATTTATAGATTGGAATATGCCAAAAATAGATGGAAATCAATGCTTGCAGATTATCAGAAAAATTCCAGGATACGATAAGGTTCCTATCATCATTTATAGTACATCAACCCACCAACAGTTGCAGACGGAAGCGCAAAAGCATGGTGCTTCTTATTTTCTGGCAAAACCACCAAGCATACAGGAACTCACGGAAAAACTGGGCGTTCTATTGGATAGGGACTGGCAAAGCGCTTCCGATGTACAAGAGTAA
- a CDS encoding response regulator — protein MMPSRVILIDDDEDDAYLFRLALESLSQQVELMHINDSELAIKTLSDPTFRPPDFLFLDWNMPKLDGGQCLVLIRSLPGYATVPIVVLSTAEDDEIKSVARELGATYFILKPPNIEELTVKLDVLFKSYETKLNAQ, from the coding sequence ATGATGCCGAGTCGGGTTATTCTAATTGACGATGACGAGGATGATGCATACCTGTTCAGACTTGCTCTTGAAAGTCTTTCGCAGCAGGTGGAGCTTATGCATATAAACGACAGTGAATTGGCGATCAAAACGCTTTCAGATCCGACCTTCAGGCCACCGGACTTTTTGTTTTTGGATTGGAATATGCCCAAATTGGATGGAGGACAATGCCTGGTCCTTATTCGTTCTTTACCCGGATACGCTACCGTTCCAATTGTCGTTTTAAGTACCGCCGAGGACGATGAAATTAAATCAGTAGCTCGTGAGCTTGGTGCAACTTATTTTATTTTGAAGCCGCCCAATATAGAAGAACTAACTGTAAAATTGGATGTACTTTTTAAATCGTACGAGACGAAATTAAACGCGCAATAA
- a CDS encoding DUF1259 domain-containing protein: MKLIVVLLFAPVLFAACNQSGNSNEQIKAADTSVPAKNNAIACPPGSKLDITRIEQITGMKGVEKNGEYKITVPQNDLKIVVDGFKIIPAMGLGSWTAFTPCGDSAMVMGDIILIETDLKPVQQEVIKQGFAITAIHNHFVRNRPNVMYMHIDKSGDVTSLSNGVKAIFDKVKEVRGKDPKGEKADSVVNKLNIAALDSIIGKKGELSKGVYKYTIGRPDVQLLEHGIPVSSFMGFNTWAAWQGTPDHAAVAGDFTMLENEVAPVIKALVENGIEIVAVHNHMVHEQPRIFFLHYWGVGKAEELAKGLKAALDQTGKKKPGMKM; encoded by the coding sequence ATGAAACTTATTGTTGTTTTATTGTTTGCACCTGTTCTTTTTGCCGCCTGTAATCAGTCTGGCAATTCCAACGAACAAATAAAAGCTGCTGATACGTCAGTGCCAGCAAAAAACAATGCAATTGCCTGTCCTCCCGGAAGCAAACTGGATATTACCAGGATTGAACAGATAACCGGCATGAAAGGAGTTGAGAAAAATGGAGAATACAAGATTACGGTTCCTCAAAATGATCTCAAAATTGTTGTAGACGGGTTTAAAATAATACCTGCAATGGGTCTGGGAAGCTGGACTGCCTTTACCCCTTGTGGCGACAGTGCTATGGTAATGGGAGATATTATTTTGATAGAAACAGATTTAAAACCGGTGCAACAGGAAGTGATAAAACAGGGATTTGCCATTACAGCGATACATAATCATTTTGTGCGTAATCGCCCTAATGTAATGTATATGCATATAGACAAATCGGGAGATGTTACCTCCCTGTCGAATGGTGTGAAAGCAATATTCGACAAGGTGAAAGAAGTAAGAGGCAAAGATCCAAAAGGAGAAAAAGCTGACAGTGTTGTAAACAAGCTGAATATTGCTGCGCTCGATTCAATTATTGGGAAGAAAGGTGAGTTGAGCAAAGGCGTATATAAGTATACTATTGGGAGACCCGATGTTCAATTGCTGGAACATGGCATACCTGTAAGCAGCTTTATGGGCTTTAATACCTGGGCCGCCTGGCAGGGAACGCCTGATCATGCAGCGGTGGCCGGTGATTTTACTATGTTAGAAAATGAAGTGGCACCTGTTATCAAAGCCCTGGTTGAAAATGGTATTGAAATAGTGGCCGTACATAATCACATGGTACATGAACAACCGCGCATTTTCTTCTTACATTACTGGGGTGTTGGTAAAGCTGAAGAACTGGCAAAAGGGTTGAAAGCAGCTTTGGATCAAACAGGCAAAAAGAAACCAGGTATGAAGATGTAA
- a CDS encoding protein-tyrosine-phosphatase, which yields MLLLNHVKKYLLLCCMTLLAICNGFSQDSTTSKTILFICEHGSFRSVVAAAAFNKMAKEQGLNIRAIARGTVPNKEVNPIVLSGLKQDGFSEITPVPQKISNEELGKASYVVTFCALPGDFHRPVSSEDWSTIPLVDGDYSGFRDSVLPRVRLLIGNLKKRP from the coding sequence ATGTTATTACTTAACCATGTGAAAAAATATCTTCTTCTATGCTGCATGACCCTATTGGCTATTTGCAATGGATTTTCGCAGGATTCAACAACGAGCAAAACCATTCTATTTATATGTGAGCATGGCTCCTTTCGAAGCGTTGTTGCAGCAGCGGCTTTTAACAAAATGGCCAAAGAGCAAGGGTTAAATATAAGAGCTATTGCGAGAGGAACAGTTCCAAATAAGGAAGTAAACCCCATCGTATTAAGTGGATTGAAACAGGATGGTTTTTCAGAGATAACGCCGGTGCCGCAGAAAATCTCAAATGAAGAGTTGGGCAAAGCCTCCTATGTAGTTACCTTTTGTGCCCTACCCGGTGACTTTCATCGGCCTGTATCTTCTGAAGATTGGAGTACTATTCCATTGGTTGATGGTGATTACTCAGGTTTCCGGGATTCGGTGTTGCCTCGTGTAAGGCTTTTAATAGGTAACTTAAAAAAACGACCTTAA
- a CDS encoding efflux RND transporter periplasmic adaptor subunit produces the protein MTSEFKNTLGVRIFTGSIILFAALAACNESQQPLNSNKTEVKKTADTVKAFVLKADSAQKTISLPGELLPNENADIRAKVQGYIRKLYVDIGSRVKKGQLLALIDAPEINIRVQELNEKVKAAKSRYESSKDYFDRINEASKADGVVAPSELQRAKNQMMADSSEQNAAMFAASSYRQVGSYLAVVAPYDGIVTKRNVNVGSFVGNANDPPLFEVQDNKLLRLQVPVPEVYTGAVLLNNAGELTTRSQPDKKFKATLVRASGNIDNHSRSEIWEFAVPNITRELKAGSYSDVKLRFLRSKPSLVVPASAVVTTLEKKFVIKVTGNTTQWIDVRPGFNMGDKQEIFGELKPGDTIVLKGNEELKTGTTVITKFDNK, from the coding sequence ATGACAAGTGAATTTAAAAACACATTAGGTGTGCGGATTTTTACAGGCAGTATCATACTATTTGCAGCACTGGCAGCATGTAATGAAAGCCAGCAACCGCTCAATTCAAATAAAACAGAAGTAAAAAAGACGGCTGATACAGTCAAAGCATTTGTGCTTAAAGCCGATTCTGCGCAAAAAACAATTTCATTGCCAGGTGAATTGTTACCCAACGAAAACGCAGATATAAGGGCCAAGGTACAGGGCTATATCCGGAAGCTATATGTAGATATAGGTTCGCGGGTAAAGAAGGGGCAACTACTGGCGTTAATTGACGCGCCAGAAATTAATATAAGGGTACAGGAATTGAATGAAAAAGTAAAAGCAGCTAAATCGCGATACGAATCCAGCAAAGACTATTTTGACCGGATAAATGAAGCATCAAAAGCCGATGGTGTTGTTGCCCCAAGTGAATTACAGCGTGCCAAAAATCAGATGATGGCAGATAGTTCTGAACAAAATGCTGCAATGTTTGCAGCCTCATCTTACAGACAGGTTGGGAGTTATCTGGCAGTTGTAGCACCTTATGATGGTATCGTTACCAAACGTAATGTAAACGTAGGATCATTTGTTGGAAATGCAAACGACCCGCCTTTGTTTGAGGTTCAGGATAATAAATTGCTTAGACTACAGGTGCCGGTACCGGAGGTTTATACCGGGGCAGTATTGTTGAATAATGCCGGAGAATTAACTACCAGATCACAGCCTGATAAAAAATTTAAAGCTACCCTGGTACGTGCTTCGGGTAACATAGACAATCACAGCCGCAGTGAGATATGGGAATTTGCAGTTCCCAATATAACGAGAGAATTAAAAGCCGGAAGCTACAGCGATGTAAAACTGCGTTTCCTGCGATCAAAACCATCACTGGTTGTTCCTGCATCAGCGGTCGTTACAACACTGGAGAAAAAATTTGTAATAAAGGTCACTGGTAATACCACCCAATGGATCGACGTAAGACCTGGTTTCAATATGGGTGACAAGCAGGAGATTTTTGGAGAATTAAAACCGGGAGATACGATAGTATTGAAAGGAAATGAAGAATTAAAAACCGGAACTACCGTGATTACTAAATTTGACAATAAGTAA
- a CDS encoding efflux RND transporter permease subunit has translation MIRLIQFALRRPVTIIVLVVGIILFSVLAIRKSAIDIFPTINVPTIYVAQTYGGLSPQQMEGFITSYYEYHFLYITGIKAVESKSIQGLALIKLQFHEGTNMAAAMAEVISYANRAKSFMPPGTVPPFVMRYDAGSVPVGQLVFSSEGRSLNEIQDLALFKVRPMFASLPGVSAPPPFGGNQRTILVKADPERLRSYNITADELVASIAKNNPILPAGNIRVGDKAVITSSNSVVDNFKELEASTVKNINGTAILVRDVATVDNGADVTTGYALINGKRSVYIPVTKRADASTWDVVQAIKKALPDMQAAIPEDIKVSYEFDQSGYVINSLKSLMFEGLLGSLLTGLMVLLFLRDLRSALIVIINIPLALLTSVVCLYLTGQTINIMTLGGLALSVGILVDESTVTIENIHHHLELGTSRARAIWDACSEIAVPKLLILFSILAVFVPALFMTGVPRSMFLPLSMAVGFAMIASFLLSQTLVPVLSNWLLKKFDTGKENKLSNIKQRLSGSIKKFQKSAAFLAPLIIVVLLLLAYVGFKGAGTEIFPKVDAGQMQVRLRKPAGTRIERTEDATKKLLQLIEDSVGSKNVAITSSFVGLQPPTYAINPIFLYTSGPHESVIKVNLSKSAGISIQRLKEELRSSVTKNIPQAQLSFEPADLVDQIMSLGSDNPVEVVVQGKNLAQSRDIAEKLKSSLNTIPYLRDVQIAQPLDYPTIQINYDRIRTGQMDLSVDQAGRSVTEGTSSSRLTQPVYWLDKASGNAYQVQVEYPQLTMNSPEQVEQIPVGRVGGNTIYLRDIADWKKGNSIGEYDRINQQRFITVTADIHKKDLGNAVADVNKAIKQLGELPQGVKVYQRGQSEVLDQTTSELSIGLLLAIIVIGLMLAAYFQSLRLSIVILSVFPGVLAGSLLLLWATGNTLNIQSFMGCIMAIGVAVANSILLVSNAESIRYSQANPVQVGSQAAANRLRPIIMTSVAMIAGMIPMAIGLGEGGKQTAPLAIAVIGGLLFSTFISLWLIPLVYDLIIGRKRPVNISLDPNDENSVYYDK, from the coding sequence ATGATCAGGTTAATACAATTTGCACTTCGAAGGCCGGTTACTATCATTGTATTAGTGGTAGGCATTATCCTGTTTTCTGTTCTGGCCATCCGTAAATCAGCAATCGACATTTTTCCAACTATTAATGTTCCTACTATTTATGTGGCTCAAACCTATGGTGGCCTTTCACCACAGCAAATGGAAGGGTTTATTACTTCCTACTATGAGTACCATTTCCTATATATTACTGGTATTAAAGCTGTTGAAAGCAAATCCATACAAGGTTTAGCCCTCATTAAATTGCAATTTCACGAAGGAACGAATATGGCGGCAGCAATGGCCGAAGTGATTTCATATGCAAACAGGGCAAAATCTTTTATGCCTCCGGGAACAGTGCCCCCATTTGTAATGCGCTACGATGCCGGCTCTGTTCCCGTAGGCCAGTTGGTGTTCAGCAGTGAAGGCCGTTCTTTAAATGAAATACAAGACCTGGCGCTATTCAAAGTGCGGCCTATGTTCGCCTCATTACCCGGGGTGTCAGCGCCACCCCCTTTTGGTGGCAATCAGCGTACAATTCTTGTTAAGGCTGATCCTGAAAGATTGAGAAGCTATAATATCACAGCAGATGAATTAGTTGCTTCGATTGCCAAAAACAATCCGATACTTCCTGCGGGCAACATTCGTGTAGGTGATAAAGCCGTTATCACTTCATCCAATAGTGTCGTAGACAATTTTAAGGAATTAGAAGCCAGTACTGTAAAAAACATAAATGGAACAGCTATACTGGTTCGTGATGTAGCCACTGTTGATAATGGAGCCGACGTAACAACAGGCTATGCATTAATCAATGGCAAACGATCTGTATACATTCCGGTAACAAAACGGGCCGATGCATCTACCTGGGATGTAGTGCAGGCCATAAAAAAAGCCTTGCCCGATATGCAGGCAGCCATCCCCGAAGATATTAAAGTATCGTATGAATTTGACCAGTCGGGCTACGTAATTAATTCATTGAAAAGTTTAATGTTCGAAGGCTTATTGGGATCATTGTTAACCGGCTTAATGGTACTGCTCTTCTTAAGAGATTTAAGAAGCGCCCTGATTGTTATCATTAATATTCCTTTAGCCCTGTTGACCTCGGTCGTGTGCTTGTATTTAACGGGTCAAACCATTAACATTATGACGCTGGGCGGTTTGGCTCTTTCTGTTGGTATATTGGTAGACGAATCAACGGTGACCATTGAGAATATTCACCATCATCTTGAATTGGGAACGTCGAGGGCCAGGGCCATATGGGATGCCTGTAGTGAAATCGCTGTACCTAAATTATTAATCCTGTTCAGCATACTCGCAGTATTTGTACCGGCACTATTCATGACTGGTGTACCTCGTTCCATGTTCCTGCCCCTTTCTATGGCGGTTGGTTTTGCCATGATTGCATCATTTTTGTTGTCGCAAACCTTAGTACCGGTATTATCCAACTGGCTACTGAAAAAATTCGATACCGGTAAAGAAAACAAGCTGTCAAACATAAAGCAAAGGCTTTCCGGCAGCATTAAGAAATTTCAAAAGAGCGCTGCTTTTCTGGCTCCTTTGATAATAGTGGTATTACTGTTGTTAGCTTATGTGGGTTTTAAGGGCGCAGGCACTGAAATTTTTCCAAAGGTAGATGCGGGCCAGATGCAGGTACGTTTAAGAAAGCCTGCAGGAACTAGAATTGAACGCACTGAAGATGCGACAAAAAAACTATTACAGCTCATTGAAGATTCTGTCGGCAGTAAGAACGTAGCCATAACTTCGTCTTTTGTTGGGTTACAGCCTCCCACATATGCTATTAACCCTATCTTTTTATATACCAGTGGCCCTCACGAATCTGTAATTAAAGTTAACCTTTCGAAAAGCGCGGGTATAAGTATTCAAAGATTAAAAGAAGAATTGCGTTCTTCGGTGACAAAGAATATTCCGCAGGCCCAGCTTTCCTTTGAACCGGCGGATTTAGTTGATCAGATTATGAGCCTCGGTTCTGATAACCCTGTAGAAGTAGTAGTACAGGGCAAAAATCTGGCACAAAGCAGGGACATTGCAGAAAAACTGAAATCATCCTTAAATACTATTCCTTATCTGCGTGATGTACAGATTGCACAGCCACTTGACTATCCTACTATACAAATTAATTACGATAGAATCAGAACTGGTCAAATGGATTTATCGGTTGATCAGGCAGGCAGGTCGGTCACAGAAGGAACCTCTTCAAGCCGTTTAACGCAACCCGTGTACTGGTTAGATAAAGCATCAGGCAACGCCTATCAGGTGCAGGTAGAATATCCACAGCTCACCATGAACAGTCCTGAACAGGTAGAACAAATTCCGGTGGGCAGGGTTGGCGGTAATACAATTTATCTCAGGGATATAGCAGATTGGAAAAAAGGAAATTCTATTGGTGAATACGACCGTATCAATCAGCAACGATTTATTACAGTAACAGCCGATATTCATAAAAAGGACTTGGGAAATGCAGTAGCGGATGTAAATAAAGCAATCAAACAATTAGGGGAACTGCCGCAAGGCGTAAAAGTTTACCAGCGCGGACAGTCAGAAGTACTGGATCAAACAACCAGTGAACTATCAATTGGTTTGTTGCTGGCTATTATAGTAATTGGTCTGATGCTGGCGGCTTATTTTCAGTCTTTGCGGTTATCAATAGTTATCCTTTCTGTTTTCCCCGGTGTGTTGGCCGGTTCTTTACTCCTGTTATGGGCCACAGGCAATACTTTAAACATTCAATCTTTCATGGGTTGTATAATGGCTATCGGTGTAGCAGTTGCCAATTCAATTTTATTGGTCTCAAATGCAGAGTCTATTCGATATAGTCAGGCTAATCCTGTTCAAGTTGGATCGCAGGCGGCGGCAAACCGTTTACGACCTATCATAATGACCAGTGTTGCTATGATAGCGGGCATGATACCAATGGCTATAGGATTGGGCGAAGGCGGAAAGCAAACCGCTCCATTGGCAATTGCAGTGATAGGCGGGTTACTGTTTAGTACCTTTATTAGCTTATGGCTGATACCGTTGGTATACGATCTTATAATCGGTAGAAAAAGACCCGTTAATATATCCCTTGACCCCAACGATGAAAATTCAGTTTATTATGACAAGTGA
- a CDS encoding TolC family protein, whose translation MQYKKIVMYKLAVALFFYTSAHAQIQDDTLVHLKDAVLLGQDRAPLLISIKYESDAAVQNINVAKYNTRVPTIDATYQAGLSTANNLTGIFYPYGILPMSGPPSSGNNYSPATGSAASILLNWQAVTFGQKEAQINVSTAEANSKKSELEQALFQHKINIISAYLDLLLAYDVVAIHTHNLERVQANLKQSRVLSNTGIKPGVDTALFLSELSKASVDLLNAQKQLQVYQLLLQQLIVTKNLPVPVDTAFLGQLPVAGISNDTSFSNVPVIKLGQSQVLLSESKERLLKKSYLPKLSVWGTGFARGSGFQSGNNSDDIKTWDGLQLSRFNYGAGVQLAFPIMKYGEVKRQLQQQQFITKAAKEKIEDSKLALTTQQNIANTTFNSSLAIATQTQQQLKTGQYAFKAMQTRYNTGLANFPDLIQAQYNLLKAELDVKTSYWDAWKALLLQAVVKGDEHIFLNEIK comes from the coding sequence ATGCAATACAAAAAAATTGTAATGTACAAGCTGGCCGTGGCATTATTCTTTTATACCAGTGCCCATGCCCAAATACAGGACGATACGCTGGTTCACTTAAAAGACGCTGTGCTTTTAGGCCAGGACCGGGCCCCCCTATTAATATCTATAAAATATGAATCCGATGCAGCCGTTCAAAATATAAACGTTGCAAAGTATAATACCAGGGTTCCCACCATTGATGCCACTTACCAGGCAGGTTTAAGTACAGCCAATAACCTCACCGGAATATTTTACCCCTACGGTATTTTACCCATGAGCGGCCCGCCTTCTTCGGGGAACAACTACAGCCCGGCTACCGGGAGCGCAGCCAGTATATTATTAAACTGGCAGGCGGTAACCTTCGGTCAAAAAGAGGCACAGATAAATGTATCAACGGCTGAGGCAAATTCGAAAAAGTCAGAATTGGAACAGGCGCTCTTTCAGCATAAAATAAATATTATCAGCGCGTATCTTGATTTGTTACTGGCTTATGATGTAGTCGCCATTCATACCCATAATTTAGAAAGGGTTCAGGCGAACCTGAAACAAAGCCGGGTGCTTTCCAATACAGGCATTAAACCGGGTGTTGACACTGCTTTATTTTTGTCAGAATTGTCAAAAGCATCTGTTGATTTACTGAATGCACAAAAGCAATTGCAGGTATATCAATTATTATTACAACAATTAATAGTAACTAAAAACTTACCTGTTCCTGTTGATACTGCTTTTCTGGGTCAATTGCCGGTAGCAGGAATTTCAAATGATACTTCTTTTTCCAATGTACCTGTTATTAAGCTCGGACAAAGCCAGGTACTGTTAAGTGAATCTAAAGAGCGGCTGTTGAAAAAGTCGTACTTACCAAAGCTAAGTGTTTGGGGTACCGGATTTGCTCGTGGTTCGGGATTTCAATCCGGTAATAATAGCGATGATATAAAAACATGGGATGGGTTGCAATTAAGCCGTTTTAACTATGGAGCAGGCGTACAGCTTGCTTTTCCAATTATGAAATACGGCGAAGTTAAAAGGCAATTACAGCAGCAACAGTTTATAACAAAAGCAGCAAAGGAAAAAATAGAAGATAGTAAGCTGGCACTAACTACCCAACAAAACATTGCCAATACGACATTCAACAGCAGTTTAGCCATTGCAACACAAACGCAACAGCAGTTAAAAACAGGACAGTATGCATTTAAGGCTATGCAAACAAGATATAATACTGGTTTGGCAAACTTCCCTGATTTAATACAGGCTCAGTACAATTTATTGAAAGCCGAATTAGATGTCAAGACTTCATATTGGGATGCATGGAAGGCTTTGTTGTTGCAAGCCGTAGTAAAAGGTGATGAGCATATTTTCTTAAATGAAATTAAGTAA